One stretch of Zingiber officinale cultivar Zhangliang chromosome 6B, Zo_v1.1, whole genome shotgun sequence DNA includes these proteins:
- the LOC121990433 gene encoding uncharacterized protein LOC121990433: MSTSNDQEEPLISTTSSSSSSSSSSSSFSSSFSASTPTLTIILTRLTATITLVVLSLWANYEASKGVGISVISSAAPSSAAARRFDLLFVSNGRAHRILHRASRFAEKALYPDDRFPRKPVDRIAMQLASVDLTSMASVRPGAASGEYVVLLSLAVMSAADADAAVSAAVHRSVARLWLWDEGGAPGSLMEAMADYLAAEAGFRPSPNSTCGESGRCWCWSAEFVSYCEERELGFVARLNRGMRQGWTEFTADHALGSPVKQAYAEFRSPAGGNLEQSGNSTSDRGEERQRSL; this comes from the coding sequence ATGTCAACGTCCAATGATCAGGAAGAGCCACTCATCTCCACCACATcttcgtcttcctcttcctcctcctcctcctcctccttttcctcttccttctccGCCTCCACCCCCACTCTCACCATCATCCTCACCCGCCTTACGGCCACCATCACCCTCGTCGTCCTCTCCCTTTGGGCCAACTACGAGGCCTCCAAGGGCGTCGGCATCTCCGTGATCTCCTCCGCGGCTCCCTCATCCGCCGCCGCACGCCGCTTTGACCTCCTCTTCGTATCCAACGGCCGCGCCCACCGTATCCTCCACCGCGCCAGTCGCTTCGCCGAGAAAGCTCTTTACCCGGACGACCGATTCCCTCGCAAGCCGGTCGACCGCATCGCCATGCAACTCGCCAGCGTCGACCTCACCTCGATGGCCTCGGTGCGCCCTGGCGCCGCTTCCGGCGAATACGTCGTGCTCCTCAGCCTGGCCGTCATGTCGGCGGCCGATGCCGACGCCGCCGTGTCCGCCGCGGTGCACCGCTCGGTCGCGAGGCTCTGGCTATGGGACGAGGGCGGCGCGCCAGGGTCTCTGATGGAGGCCATGGCGGACTACCTCGCGGCGGAGGCCGGCTTCCGACCGAGCCCCAACAGCACGTGCGGTGAGTCTGGGAGGTGTTGGTGTTGGTCGGCGGAATTCGTGAGCTACTGCGAGGAGCGGGAGCTTGGGTTCGTGGCGCGGCTCAACAGGGGAATGAGGCAGGGGTGGACGGAGTTCACGGCTGACCACGCTCTGGGGTCTCCGGTGAAGCAGGCCTACGCCGAGTTCAGATCGCCGGCGGGTGGAAATCTGGAACAATCTGGGAATTCGACGTCGGATCGGGGGGAGGAGAGGCAGAGGAGCCTTTGA